One region of Pseudomonas sp. ABC1 genomic DNA includes:
- a CDS encoding SMI1/KNR4 family protein has protein sequence MEEVIERLRELNESVPVPLELPDDELLVEIEEQLLINLPFELREFLLQVSDVVYGRLEPVTATDPQSHTFLPEVAANAWDDGVPRDLVPICQDGQDYYVVDLEGQVTLWDGASGELTDESWDSVWHWARDVWLES, from the coding sequence GTGGAAGAAGTCATCGAACGCTTGCGAGAGCTGAACGAGTCGGTACCCGTACCGCTGGAATTGCCGGATGACGAACTGCTGGTGGAGATCGAGGAGCAGTTGCTGATCAACCTGCCCTTCGAGCTGCGGGAGTTCCTGTTGCAGGTCAGCGATGTCGTGTATGGCCGGCTGGAGCCGGTGACCGCAACCGATCCGCAATCCCACACTTTCCTGCCGGAAGTGGCGGCCAACGCCTGGGACGACGGCGTGCCCCGCGACCTCGTGCCGATCTGTCAGGATGGCCAGGATTATTATGTGGTCGACCTGGAAGGCCAGGTGACATTATGGGACGGTGCCAGCGGCGAACTGACGGACGAGTCGTGGGATTCGGTCTGGCACTGGGCCAGGGACGTCTGGCTGGAAAGCTGA
- a CDS encoding helix-turn-helix transcriptional regulator, with the protein MNSTDAYDELVSLIYEFVLDEGAWPRLLERLALATGRREATLLFWSDHPGQAPRIGTISLCSPELQHDYDRHYSLIDPTQRFMTGRQVGNWYHDTREYGVASMARDPFYQECLRPHGLRSTSSLKLHEHGGAGAYLSLLSALDTAAPSLQQQNLLERLSPHLIQAARMSDSIQRMALGVAQRDLLLRQDRTPLWLVDARGCVEFCNPSAEARMGDVTFPLRMQQGRLIADTLPSLPALLRAACGKTGASQAGWLRLPSGEEELLVTPVKAESHLNLRHQHPLALVALLENRPRLELIGELFQLTPAESRLASLVARSYSPEHCARRLDISINTVRSQLSALFRKTGTERQSELVALITRLG; encoded by the coding sequence GTGAACAGCACAGACGCCTACGACGAACTGGTATCGCTCATCTACGAATTCGTGCTGGATGAAGGCGCCTGGCCCCGCCTGCTCGAACGGCTCGCACTGGCCACGGGCCGCCGCGAAGCCACCCTGCTGTTCTGGAGCGACCACCCCGGCCAGGCGCCCCGGATAGGCACCATCAGCCTGTGCAGCCCGGAACTGCAACACGACTATGACCGCCACTACAGCCTCATCGACCCCACGCAACGCTTCATGACGGGCCGCCAGGTCGGTAACTGGTATCACGACACCCGGGAATACGGCGTTGCCAGCATGGCCCGCGATCCTTTCTACCAGGAGTGCCTTCGCCCGCATGGACTACGGTCGACCTCCAGCCTCAAGCTCCATGAACATGGAGGTGCCGGGGCCTACCTGTCGCTGCTGTCGGCCCTCGATACGGCGGCACCCAGCCTGCAACAGCAGAACCTGCTGGAACGGCTCTCGCCCCACCTGATACAGGCCGCCCGCATGAGCGACAGCATCCAGCGCATGGCACTCGGCGTGGCACAACGGGACCTGCTGCTGCGCCAGGATCGGACGCCGTTGTGGCTGGTCGATGCCAGGGGCTGCGTCGAGTTCTGCAACCCCAGCGCGGAAGCACGGATGGGGGACGTCACCTTCCCCTTGCGCATGCAGCAGGGCCGGCTCATCGCTGACACCCTACCGAGCCTGCCCGCGCTGTTGCGTGCGGCCTGTGGCAAAACGGGTGCGAGCCAGGCCGGCTGGCTGCGCCTGCCGAGCGGCGAAGAGGAACTGCTGGTCACACCGGTCAAGGCGGAAAGCCACCTGAACCTGCGGCACCAGCATCCACTGGCGCTGGTGGCGCTGCTGGAAAACCGGCCGCGCCTGGAGCTTATCGGCGAACTGTTCCAGCTCACCCCCGCCGAGAGCCGGCTCGCCAGCCTGGTCGCCAGGAGCTACAGCCCGGAACACTGCGCGCGGCGGTTGGATATCTCCATCAACACGGTGCGCAGCCAACTGAGCGCGCTGTTCCGCAAGACCGGCACGGAGCGGCAAAGCGAGCTGGTCGCACTGATCACACGGCTGGGCTGA
- a CDS encoding DUF3301 domain-containing protein encodes MLTLENLFIFMLLGGVAAWLWHSHGIRERALAAVRQYCKRQDIEWLDENVAFRRLALVHDRKGRRRLARLYGFEFTVTGERRHQGCITMFGPHPGHIELEAHPFDAEAEAEPPANVIQLDEWRRSRD; translated from the coding sequence ATGCTGACACTGGAAAACCTCTTCATCTTCATGCTGCTCGGTGGCGTTGCCGCCTGGCTGTGGCATTCCCATGGCATTCGCGAACGCGCGCTGGCAGCGGTACGCCAGTACTGCAAACGCCAGGATATCGAGTGGCTGGATGAAAACGTGGCGTTCCGCCGTCTGGCCCTGGTCCACGACCGCAAGGGCCGGCGACGCCTGGCGCGCCTCTACGGCTTCGAGTTCACCGTCACCGGCGAACGCCGCCACCAGGGCTGCATCACCATGTTCGGCCCGCATCCCGGCCATATCGAACTGGAAGCCCATCCATTCGACGCCGAGGCCGAAGCGGAGCCACCAGCCAACGTCATCCAGCTGGATGAATGGCGTCGTTCACGCGACTGA
- a CDS encoding ShlB/FhaC/HecB family hemolysin secretion/activation protein gives MSYSHVPAKALLCALGLAVMTANVAMAADTTHPTSSAQASEGRVLVNQVAFSGNRTFSAEQLDALIAADLGRPMNLAEMKALAGKVTAHYHAAGYKLVKVVVPDQTFANGKTLELVVLEGWLGRVQVTGAKRFSERQVIDALEAGGVHPDEPFTLEEVERALTHLNRLSGIEVSSTLQPGEQTGSTDLVVDVTEAARIQGALEANNYGSEDTGEYRLMPSLKFANLTGHGDEANVLALTSLGDGDLWYGYVDYSLPLNARGTKARAYFSKGNVDVGNTYRVLEIEGDNQSWGMGVSQDFVRSSRSIITAEAWLESQDLEQSILGIRTAEDQIRKLRFGLTLDNSDLYGRTLATAGLHYGLGEALGGMDNDSLMSSRAAAKADNQFTKFTFDIARLQQITPRFLVIPRIAGQYSLDSLVSSEQWGVGGFNSVAGHAPSTWSGDHGFTASLEGRYSLFKDSDRYQATARIDHGQVWLKDTLVGQDDHQDLSGAAIGLLARPIDSVDLRVDFGVPLSEKTEDSTYIYAQARYRF, from the coding sequence ATGTCCTATTCCCATGTACCGGCGAAGGCGCTTCTGTGCGCCCTCGGTCTTGCCGTGATGACGGCCAACGTGGCCATGGCGGCCGACACCACTCACCCGACCAGCAGCGCCCAGGCGAGCGAGGGTCGAGTGTTGGTCAATCAGGTCGCTTTCAGCGGCAACCGCACCTTCAGCGCCGAACAGCTCGATGCGCTGATCGCCGCCGACCTCGGCCGTCCGATGAACCTGGCCGAGATGAAGGCACTGGCCGGCAAGGTCACGGCCCATTACCACGCGGCGGGCTACAAGCTGGTCAAGGTGGTCGTGCCTGACCAGACATTCGCCAATGGCAAAACCCTCGAACTGGTCGTGCTCGAAGGCTGGCTGGGTCGGGTGCAGGTCACCGGGGCCAAGCGCTTCTCCGAGCGCCAGGTGATCGACGCCCTCGAAGCCGGCGGCGTGCACCCGGACGAGCCATTCACGCTCGAAGAGGTGGAGCGGGCACTGACCCACCTGAACCGCCTGTCCGGCATCGAAGTCAGCTCGACCCTGCAACCGGGCGAGCAGACCGGCTCCACCGACCTGGTGGTGGACGTCACCGAGGCGGCGCGCATCCAGGGCGCGCTGGAGGCCAACAACTACGGCAGCGAGGACACCGGCGAGTACCGCCTGATGCCGAGCCTCAAGTTCGCCAACCTCACCGGCCACGGCGACGAGGCCAATGTGCTGGCCCTGACCTCCCTGGGCGACGGCGACCTGTGGTACGGCTACGTCGACTACAGCCTGCCGCTCAATGCCCGTGGCACCAAGGCGCGCGCCTACTTCTCGAAGGGTAACGTCGACGTCGGCAACACCTATCGCGTGCTGGAAATCGAAGGTGACAACCAGAGCTGGGGCATGGGCGTTTCCCAGGACTTCGTGCGCTCGTCGCGCAGCATCATCACCGCCGAGGCCTGGCTGGAGTCGCAGGACCTGGAGCAGAGCATCCTCGGTATCCGTACCGCCGAAGACCAGATTCGCAAGCTGCGCTTCGGCCTGACCCTGGACAACTCCGACCTCTATGGCCGTACCCTGGCCACCGCGGGCCTGCACTACGGCCTGGGCGAAGCCCTGGGCGGCATGGACAACGATTCGCTGATGTCCAGCCGCGCCGCCGCCAAGGCGGATAACCAGTTCACCAAGTTCACCTTCGACATCGCCCGCCTGCAACAGATCACCCCGCGCTTCCTGGTCATTCCGCGCATCGCGGGCCAGTACTCGCTGGATTCGCTGGTGTCCAGCGAGCAGTGGGGCGTGGGTGGTTTCAACTCGGTGGCCGGCCATGCGCCATCGACCTGGTCGGGCGACCACGGTTTCACCGCCAGCCTGGAAGGTCGCTACTCGCTGTTCAAGGACAGCGACCGCTACCAGGCCACCGCGCGTATCGATCACGGCCAGGTCTGGCTGAAGGACACGCTGGTCGGCCAGGACGACCACCAGGACCTCAGCGGCGCCGCCATCGGCCTGCTGGCGCGGCCCATCGACAGCGTCGACCTGCGCGTGGACTTCGGTGTGCCCCTCAGCGAGAAGACCGAGGACAGCACTTACATCTACGCCCAGGCCCGCTATCGCTTCTGA